Proteins from a genomic interval of Thermomicrobiales bacterium:
- a CDS encoding DUF177 domain-containing protein — MDLYNETAVNVATLLQEPVGASRTYSFRLDRLELDADLVARDVMGEMRLTRLSDEILANVEATAVVELTCLRCLEPYDQAAKTRFQEEFRVAYDVRSGAAMRSSDDDERFTITDAHELDVREPLRQELIVSLPMRPDCGVQCPGPPAIDDGGEDEIDNRFAALGALLNGSIED; from the coding sequence ATGGACCTTTACAACGAAACCGCCGTCAATGTCGCGACATTGCTGCAGGAACCGGTGGGCGCCAGTCGCACCTATTCCTTCCGGCTCGATCGGCTCGAACTGGACGCCGATCTCGTCGCTCGTGATGTGATGGGAGAAATGCGGCTGACACGCTTGTCGGACGAAATCCTGGCAAACGTCGAAGCCACTGCGGTCGTCGAACTTACCTGTCTGCGTTGTCTCGAACCGTACGATCAAGCGGCCAAGACACGCTTCCAGGAAGAGTTCCGGGTTGCGTACGATGTTCGGTCAGGCGCAGCAATGCGCAGTTCCGACGACGACGAGCGGTTCACGATTACTGACGCGCACGAGCTCGATGTTCGCGAGCCGTTGCGGCAAGAGCTGATCGTTTCGCTGCCGATGCGGCCGGACTGCGGCGTGCAATGCCCGGGGCCGCCGGCAATCGATGACGGCGGCGAGGATGAAATCGACAACAGATTCGCGGCGCTGGGCGCCCTTTTGAACGGATCGATAGAGGACTAG
- a CDS encoding TetR/AcrR family transcriptional regulator has translation MSTTTNADSDALTLSERRRRASRALMRTDILDAAQHIIRTQGLDALSLRALAKSVGVTAPALYEYFPSKDAILRALFVQGSQVMLGRMDQVEAEQPPGMQRLVAILDGYRAFARDEPDYFRLLFGTVDPNLALSEDEYAGMQGIFDRFVAVIVECIEAGDLRTLPPLTMGGALWSLIHGAALLETESFMARKDPDCDDPQPFFDSAIDLVLLGFATETGAALIGPIAEIW, from the coding sequence ATGTCGACAACTACGAATGCCGATTCGGACGCTCTCACGCTGAGCGAGCGTCGCCGCCGGGCAAGCCGCGCGCTCATGCGCACCGATATCCTGGATGCTGCGCAGCATATCATCCGCACCCAGGGTCTCGACGCGCTCTCCTTGCGTGCGTTGGCGAAGTCGGTTGGGGTTACGGCGCCCGCACTCTATGAGTATTTCCCGAGCAAAGACGCAATTCTTCGGGCGCTGTTCGTTCAGGGTTCTCAGGTCATGCTTGGCCGCATGGATCAGGTCGAGGCCGAGCAACCGCCCGGGATGCAACGGTTGGTGGCCATCCTCGATGGGTATCGCGCGTTCGCGCGGGATGAACCGGATTACTTCCGCCTGCTGTTCGGCACGGTCGATCCCAACCTGGCGCTCTCTGAGGATGAATATGCCGGAATGCAGGGGATATTCGATCGCTTTGTCGCGGTGATCGTGGAGTGTATCGAGGCCGGGGATCTCCGCACGTTGCCGCCATTGACGATGGGCGGCGCGCTTTGGTCGCTAATTCATGGAGCGGCGCTCCTCGAAACCGAGAGCTTCATGGCGCGCAAGGATCCCGATTGCGACGACCCGCAACCGTTTTTCGACTCGGCGATCGATCTTGTCCTGCTCGGATTCGCAACAGAAACCGGGGCAGCGCTGATCGGCCCAATAGCCGAGATCTGGTAA
- the coaD gene encoding pantetheine-phosphate adenylyltransferase: MTGKRAVYPGSFDPMTIGHLDVARRAASLFEQLIIGIYLGSDKPGALFTHADRVEMAREAVASVPNVSVECFSGLTVDFARDQDASIIVRGLRAVSDFEYEFKLAHMNHHLAPEIEVVCLMTSSRNSFVSSSFIREVAALGGDVSGLVPPNVAAVLRERFGDMAAARPVAS; the protein is encoded by the coding sequence ATGACTGGAAAACGAGCGGTCTACCCTGGCAGCTTCGACCCGATGACGATCGGGCATCTCGATGTTGCCCGGCGCGCGGCATCGCTATTCGAGCAACTCATCATCGGAATCTATCTCGGAAGCGACAAACCGGGAGCGTTGTTTACTCACGCCGACCGGGTGGAGATGGCGCGCGAGGCCGTGGCGAGCGTTCCGAATGTTTCGGTCGAGTGTTTTTCCGGCTTGACGGTCGATTTCGCCCGCGATCAAGACGCTTCGATCATCGTGCGCGGTCTGCGCGCGGTTTCGGACTTCGAGTATGAGTTCAAACTCGCGCATATGAACCATCATCTGGCGCCTGAGATCGAGGTCGTCTGCCTTATGACCTCATCGCGCAATTCGTTTGTCAGCTCCAGCTTCATTCGCGAGGTCGCGGCGCTGGGAGGCGATGTTTCAGGGTTGGTCCCGCCGAACGTTGCCGCGGTACTTCGCGAGCGTTTCGGGGACATGGCGGCCGCGCGACCGGTGGCGTCATGA
- a CDS encoding DUF3817 domain-containing protein, with translation MERFYPKHVSPIGRAFVAVAWIEALTWLGLLIGMILKYGTDTSERGVEIMGPIHGVAFIAYSVVTIAAAVTLKWRLHVAIIALLAAVPPLVTIAAEYWISGRGDLGEATSPGPAQA, from the coding sequence GTGGAACGGTTCTATCCCAAGCATGTCAGCCCGATCGGCCGGGCATTTGTCGCCGTGGCCTGGATCGAGGCGCTGACCTGGTTAGGTCTGCTCATCGGCATGATCCTGAAGTACGGAACGGATACCTCGGAACGCGGGGTCGAAATCATGGGGCCGATTCACGGGGTGGCATTCATCGCCTACTCGGTCGTCACGATCGCGGCGGCGGTAACGCTGAAGTGGAGACTGCATGTGGCGATCATCGCCCTGCTGGCGGCGGTCCCTCCGCTGGTGACGATTGCGGCCGAGTATTGGATCTCCGGTCGGGGAGACCTCGGCGAGGCGACCTCCCCCGGCCCCGCGCAGGCATAA
- the rpmB gene encoding 50S ribosomal protein L28, giving the protein MAGVCDICGKTKSFGHNVSHSKRRTNRDFRPNVQRKRMIVGNELVRLNVCTRCMRTAQKGGRSA; this is encoded by the coding sequence ATGGCTGGTGTATGTGACATTTGCGGCAAGACGAAGAGTTTCGGACATAATGTCAGCCATTCGAAGCGGCGGACCAACCGTGACTTTCGTCCCAACGTGCAGCGCAAGCGCATGATAGTCGGCAACGAACTGGTGCGTCTCAACGTCTGCACCCGATGCATGCGAACCGCGCAGAAGGGTGGCCGCTCGGCGTAG
- the recG gene encoding ATP-dependent DNA helicase RecG → MSLSRPQPIIQGTAQEALDRAIQLLREEWRDGFLGRKIDRARMLVRQAQDLTGDSGVSISLARIDLQLERYAGTPSDERKELLSAIGRDLSAVSDRLPSLPLRPDATPTLTRAPKRPAQPAAPRQVSLDAPITTLPNVGEKKAKPLEKLGLRTVGDVLRFLPRRHIDYSKTMTIREAVGFDTSGEVTVKGIVKDEAVFDGPPARYTIRLQDATGSIKVTWFNKYLAHQIRAGDEITISGKLEHGYGMPTATSPEWEKSGGPNLSTGRLTPVYNLTQGVSQKQVRVLTKAALDMTASTVVDYLPESLRRRLDLMPLGQAYRESHYPTDYRSLTRAHQRLSFDELLLLQLGLVKQRENRKRGVAPGFDVDLADLPAFFAQLPFQLTFAQRRALDEVLSDLQQERPMARLLQGDVGSGKTVLAAAAAQVAIRNGFQVAVVAPTEILAEQHATNFQKLFAGLPEADQPTIRLLTGATRKKERTRLMEELRAGTIDMLVGTHALFEDWVTFDALGLVVIDEQHRFGVRQRSLLPSRTGQVQPHVLSMTATPIPRTLNMVLNGDLDVSVIDELPPGRIPIETKRFSAMDRQQSWELVRREVNNGRQAFVICPLVEESETLDAKAAVTEAEFLQREVFPEFKVQVLHGRMSGKEKDRIMEEFRTRESDVLVSTSVIEVGIDIPNASIMLIEGADRFGLAQLHQFRGRIGRGPYQSYCLLLADDATPEAEQRLQIMVDSNDGFVLAQKDLELRGPGDFLGTRQSGLPEMASTIRWFDTRTLDNARREAEAILAEDPGMSSDTWRPLRDHAARFWQSMAPDLMLS, encoded by the coding sequence ATGTCCCTTTCGAGACCCCAACCTATCATTCAGGGAACCGCCCAGGAAGCGCTCGATCGCGCGATTCAGCTCTTGCGTGAGGAATGGCGCGATGGCTTTCTGGGCCGCAAGATCGACCGTGCCCGCATGCTCGTGCGCCAGGCGCAAGATCTGACCGGTGACAGCGGGGTTTCGATCTCTCTGGCACGGATCGATCTACAGCTCGAGCGCTACGCTGGGACCCCTTCGGACGAGCGCAAGGAACTCCTGTCAGCAATTGGCCGAGACCTGTCTGCGGTTAGCGATCGACTTCCATCGCTCCCTTTGCGACCAGACGCCACACCAACGCTCACGCGCGCGCCCAAGCGCCCGGCGCAACCTGCGGCGCCCCGACAGGTCTCGCTCGACGCGCCGATCACCACACTGCCAAACGTCGGTGAAAAGAAAGCCAAACCGCTCGAGAAACTGGGACTCAGGACGGTCGGTGATGTCCTGCGTTTCCTTCCCCGCCGGCATATCGACTACTCCAAGACGATGACCATCCGCGAGGCGGTGGGCTTCGACACCTCTGGCGAGGTGACAGTCAAGGGGATCGTCAAGGACGAGGCAGTCTTCGACGGTCCACCTGCCCGGTACACGATTCGGCTCCAGGACGCGACCGGTTCGATCAAGGTGACCTGGTTCAACAAGTACCTGGCGCATCAGATCCGTGCCGGAGATGAAATAACCATCAGTGGAAAGCTCGAACATGGGTACGGGATGCCGACCGCGACGAGTCCGGAATGGGAAAAATCGGGTGGTCCCAACCTGTCCACTGGCCGTCTCACTCCGGTCTACAACCTGACGCAGGGAGTCTCGCAGAAGCAAGTGCGCGTATTGACCAAAGCCGCTCTCGACATGACCGCATCGACGGTGGTCGATTATCTACCTGAATCGCTGCGCCGCCGACTCGACCTGATGCCGCTCGGCCAGGCGTACCGCGAGTCTCACTATCCGACCGACTATCGCTCATTGACCCGCGCGCACCAGCGGCTGTCGTTCGACGAGCTCCTGCTGCTCCAGCTTGGTCTGGTCAAGCAACGCGAAAACCGCAAGCGCGGTGTTGCACCGGGTTTCGATGTGGATCTGGCGGACCTTCCGGCGTTTTTCGCCCAGCTACCGTTTCAACTCACGTTCGCGCAGCGCCGCGCGCTCGACGAGGTGCTGTCCGATCTGCAGCAAGAGCGCCCAATGGCGCGATTGCTGCAAGGAGATGTTGGCAGCGGCAAGACGGTGCTCGCGGCTGCGGCGGCGCAGGTAGCCATTCGAAACGGCTTCCAGGTTGCCGTTGTCGCGCCAACCGAGATTCTCGCCGAGCAACACGCGACGAACTTTCAGAAACTCTTCGCTGGACTGCCCGAAGCAGATCAACCGACCATTCGCTTGCTGACCGGGGCCACTCGCAAGAAGGAGCGCACCCGCTTGATGGAGGAGTTGCGTGCGGGGACGATCGACATGCTCGTCGGAACGCATGCGCTGTTCGAAGATTGGGTGACCTTCGACGCGTTAGGACTGGTCGTGATCGACGAACAGCACCGCTTCGGCGTCCGGCAACGCAGCCTGTTGCCATCGAGAACGGGGCAGGTGCAACCGCATGTGCTTTCGATGACGGCCACGCCAATCCCGCGCACGCTCAACATGGTGCTCAACGGCGATCTGGACGTTTCCGTCATCGACGAACTGCCGCCTGGCCGCATCCCAATCGAGACCAAGCGTTTCAGCGCCATGGACCGCCAGCAGTCGTGGGAATTGGTGCGGCGCGAGGTCAACAACGGGCGACAAGCCTTCGTCATTTGCCCATTGGTCGAAGAGTCGGAAACGCTCGACGCCAAAGCCGCGGTCACTGAGGCTGAGTTCCTGCAACGCGAGGTTTTTCCCGAATTCAAGGTGCAGGTCCTCCATGGGCGCATGTCTGGCAAAGAGAAAGACCGCATCATGGAGGAGTTCCGCACCCGCGAATCGGATGTGTTGGTATCGACTTCGGTGATCGAGGTCGGAATCGACATCCCAAATGCATCGATCATGCTGATCGAAGGGGCGGACCGGTTCGGGCTGGCGCAGCTCCACCAGTTCCGGGGACGCATTGGCCGGGGACCGTATCAGTCCTACTGCCTGCTTCTGGCGGACGACGCAACGCCGGAGGCCGAGCAACGCCTGCAGATCATGGTCGATTCGAATGACGGGTTCGTTCTTGCTCAGAAGGATCTGGAGTTGCGCGGGCCCGGCGACTTCCTGGGCACACGGCAAAGCGGTCTGCCGGAGATGGCATCGACGATCCGCTGGTTCGACACGCGCACGCTCGACAATGCGCGTCGCGAAGCCGAGGCGATTCTGGCCGAGGATCCCGGCATGTCCTCTGACACGTGGCGCCCGCTGCGCGATCACGCGGCCCGGTTCTGGCAGTCGATGGCGCCTGACCTGATGCTGTCCTGA
- the queG gene encoding tRNA epoxyqueuosine(34) reductase QueG, which yields MSTSGEPGSLKVAPIWLRSGAGARGVDSAWVRQLAKECGLEVAAIAGPEPFDGLESHLHDRIAQGHYAGFSWFTPERASVSADPHQLHAQVKSIISVGLPYYQVMPEIPDDGLLRGKISRYAWGLDYHDFLKKRMSTLLVRIEAKVGRPVEARRLVDTARIVDRAVAGRSGLGWYGKHTCIIVPGYGSWVLLGELLLDFELEPDAPLDRNCGRCRACIDRCPTGAITGPYELDSTRCISFQTIEQRDAIPVELRTRFGNWVFGCDECQEICPYTGAAQVVADPDLQPASLRNVAPELDWLLAMTESDFRATYRGTAVLRAKRRGLARNAAVALGNAGDDRAVPVLSAALFGHDEPLVRGHAAWALGRYPGRSARDALDCSRGTESDPDAKREINLALERIAG from the coding sequence ATGTCCACATCGGGTGAACCTGGTTCGCTCAAGGTCGCACCAATCTGGTTGCGATCGGGCGCCGGCGCGCGGGGAGTCGACTCGGCCTGGGTACGGCAACTCGCGAAGGAATGTGGGCTCGAGGTTGCTGCCATTGCCGGCCCTGAGCCGTTCGATGGTCTGGAATCCCATCTGCACGATCGCATCGCGCAGGGTCACTATGCCGGTTTCTCGTGGTTCACGCCGGAGCGCGCGTCGGTCTCTGCTGATCCCCATCAACTTCACGCGCAGGTGAAGTCGATCATCTCAGTCGGCCTGCCGTACTACCAGGTCATGCCTGAGATTCCCGACGATGGTCTCCTCCGCGGAAAGATTTCCCGCTATGCCTGGGGGCTCGATTATCACGATTTTCTGAAGAAACGCATGTCCACCCTGTTGGTACGGATCGAAGCGAAAGTCGGCCGTCCGGTCGAAGCGCGTCGCCTGGTCGACACCGCTCGCATCGTCGACCGGGCGGTGGCTGGAAGATCCGGACTTGGCTGGTATGGGAAGCACACCTGCATCATCGTTCCGGGATACGGATCGTGGGTACTGCTCGGAGAATTGCTGCTCGACTTCGAGCTCGAGCCGGATGCTCCGCTCGATCGGAATTGCGGCCGCTGCCGTGCATGCATCGACCGTTGCCCCACTGGCGCCATCACCGGACCCTACGAATTGGATAGCACCCGGTGTATTTCCTTTCAGACAATCGAACAGCGAGACGCGATTCCAGTCGAGCTGCGCACACGGTTCGGCAATTGGGTGTTCGGATGTGATGAATGCCAGGAAATATGCCCCTATACCGGCGCCGCGCAGGTCGTCGCCGATCCCGATCTCCAGCCGGCCTCACTGCGGAACGTCGCGCCGGAGCTCGATTGGCTGCTTGCGATGACCGAGTCTGACTTTCGAGCCACCTATCGCGGGACTGCGGTGCTGCGCGCCAAGCGGCGTGGACTCGCGCGCAATGCTGCGGTCGCGCTTGGCAATGCTGGAGACGATCGGGCGGTGCCTGTGCTCTCGGCCGCGCTTTTTGGCCATGACGAACCATTGGTTCGCGGACATGCCGCATGGGCGCTCGGCCGCTATCCAGGTCGATCCGCGCGCGACGCTCTGGACTGTTCGCGGGGGACTGAATCGGATCCTGACGCGAAACGCGAAATCAATCTTGCACTGGAGCGGATTGCTGGTTGA
- a CDS encoding RsmD family RNA methyltransferase — protein MRVTTGSAKGRNLKGPPTSGTRPMSDKIRQAVFSALGSLGVEPDRVLDLYAGTGAIGIEALSRGAAWCDFVEMTAPASAVVRENLERTQLSAQGEVHRQSVQSFLHRKLPPYDLVVLDPPYADPAIVETLSQLAESALVQSGTVVVLGHWPRLVLPEQLGRLELLKRRCHGDSCFSIFEIVEPMPTD, from the coding sequence ATGCGCGTGACGACCGGTTCCGCCAAGGGGCGCAATCTCAAAGGACCCCCCACTTCGGGCACTCGACCGATGTCGGACAAGATCCGCCAGGCGGTCTTTTCAGCACTCGGGTCGCTCGGCGTCGAACCCGATCGCGTGCTCGATCTCTACGCCGGAACAGGAGCGATCGGAATCGAAGCGCTCTCGCGCGGAGCGGCCTGGTGCGACTTTGTCGAAATGACCGCGCCGGCGTCCGCTGTGGTGCGCGAGAACCTGGAGCGGACCCAACTGAGCGCGCAGGGAGAGGTTCATCGCCAATCGGTGCAGAGCTTTCTGCACAGGAAGTTGCCTCCCTACGATCTCGTCGTGCTGGACCCGCCGTATGCCGATCCCGCCATCGTCGAGACATTGTCCCAATTGGCGGAAAGTGCGCTGGTACAATCCGGGACGGTCGTTGTGCTCGGTCACTGGCCACGGCTCGTATTACCCGAGCAACTCGGGCGATTGGAATTGCTGAAGCGCCGTTGCCATGGCGACAGTTGCTTTTCCATTTTCGAGATCGTGGAGCCCATGCCGACAGACTAG
- a CDS encoding carbohydrate kinase family protein, with amino-acid sequence MSLLPNRIIARLEQKPSIGVVGIASWDTILAVDAMPDPGGFAMVSTALELPGGTSANAAAAAAALGAQVEFISAVGADDVGHRLISALQQAGVDCTRVHVDKEHPTDQTTVISSSSPPDRTIFWRAGAIPRRGDRIDIDRLFTRDLVLLDSVDPLLRRFLIDLPVHTYPGVKILVPMTYVVDFPGEDELDSVIRCDALVGSAHELCQLTGRHSVDAAVAAMQTLMRVSNLRSVAITLGSEGALAFDSERVFRTAALAVDVVDTTGAGDAFAGAFGVGLACRLDVADSLVLANCVAGLSVRTLGGQTGLPTLEELTQVLNQQSAPVQD; translated from the coding sequence ATGTCACTGTTGCCCAATCGCATCATAGCGCGTCTCGAGCAAAAGCCTTCCATCGGCGTGGTCGGGATCGCCAGTTGGGACACGATCCTTGCAGTCGATGCGATGCCCGATCCCGGGGGATTCGCGATGGTTTCGACCGCCCTGGAGCTGCCCGGGGGCACGTCAGCGAATGCCGCGGCCGCCGCGGCGGCGCTTGGCGCTCAGGTCGAATTCATCAGTGCGGTTGGTGCGGACGATGTTGGTCACCGGCTGATCTCGGCATTGCAACAGGCGGGTGTCGACTGTACCCGCGTGCATGTCGACAAGGAGCACCCCACGGATCAGACGACCGTTATCTCGTCGTCGTCCCCGCCCGATCGGACGATCTTCTGGCGTGCCGGCGCGATCCCTCGACGTGGCGACCGAATCGACATCGACCGTCTGTTCACTCGCGATCTCGTGCTGCTCGATAGCGTCGACCCGCTGCTCAGGCGATTCCTCATCGATCTGCCGGTCCATACCTATCCCGGTGTCAAGATCCTGGTTCCGATGACCTACGTCGTCGACTTTCCAGGCGAGGACGAGCTCGATTCGGTCATCCGATGCGATGCGCTCGTCGGCTCCGCGCATGAGCTATGCCAACTGACAGGCCGGCATTCGGTCGACGCTGCAGTCGCCGCCATGCAAACGCTGATGCGGGTATCGAACCTGCGATCCGTGGCCATAACACTCGGCTCGGAGGGAGCGCTGGCATTCGACAGTGAGCGGGTCTTCCGCACGGCTGCTCTGGCGGTCGATGTGGTGGACACCACCGGCGCGGGAGATGCATTCGCCGGGGCCTTCGGGGTCGGTTTGGCATGTCGGCTCGATGTTGCTGACTCACTGGTGTTGGCGAACTGCGTGGCCGGGCTTTCCGTCCGCACACTCGGAGGTCAAACCGGGCTGCCGACCCTCGAGGAGCTGACGCAGGTGCTCAACCAGCAATCCGCTCCAGTGCAAGATTGA
- a CDS encoding beta-ketoacyl-ACP synthase III: MRYAAITGWGMAVPERVLTNADLEKMVDTNDEWIVSRTGIRERRIVGPNDSTTSLSVAAATQALERSGISAEELDLIVVATCTPDQFLVSQACLVQAELGGKAAAFDLGAACAGFVYALSTASQFIQAGMYERVLVIGADTLTRFVDYSDRSTCILFGDGAGAVVLEATDEPRGTLSTVLGAHGEGYKHLYIPGWGAFVPESAGIFPEYRPFLQMNGREVFRFAVTAMGDAAVEAVERAGLQFGDIDMLIPHQANLRIIDAAARRLDLSMDKVWVNLDKYGNTSAASIPIALCEAEAAGKVKDDDNLVFVAFGGGLAWAASVIRWGGIKKAPEHRSPNGVTVEQPIATAIGAE; this comes from the coding sequence ATGCGATACGCGGCCATAACAGGTTGGGGCATGGCAGTACCCGAACGGGTGCTGACGAATGCCGATCTGGAGAAAATGGTCGACACGAACGACGAGTGGATCGTCTCGCGCACTGGCATTCGCGAACGGCGGATCGTCGGGCCGAACGACAGCACCACCTCGCTCTCGGTTGCAGCGGCAACGCAAGCGCTCGAACGATCCGGTATCTCGGCCGAAGAGCTCGATCTGATCGTCGTCGCGACCTGTACCCCCGATCAGTTCCTCGTTTCCCAGGCTTGCCTCGTCCAGGCCGAACTCGGTGGCAAGGCAGCTGCCTTTGACCTTGGCGCGGCGTGCGCCGGGTTCGTCTACGCTCTCTCGACCGCGTCACAGTTCATTCAGGCCGGAATGTACGAGCGCGTGCTCGTGATCGGCGCCGACACGCTGACGCGTTTCGTCGATTACTCCGACCGCAGCACCTGCATTCTCTTCGGCGACGGAGCTGGCGCTGTTGTGCTGGAAGCGACCGATGAGCCACGCGGCACATTGTCGACCGTGCTCGGCGCCCATGGCGAAGGCTACAAGCACCTCTACATCCCGGGCTGGGGCGCCTTTGTGCCCGAATCGGCGGGCATCTTCCCGGAGTACCGTCCCTTCTTGCAAATGAATGGCCGCGAGGTCTTCCGGTTTGCCGTGACCGCCATGGGAGATGCGGCTGTGGAAGCCGTCGAGCGCGCCGGGCTCCAGTTCGGCGATATCGACATGCTGATTCCGCATCAGGCCAACCTGCGCATCATCGATGCCGCGGCGCGCCGGCTCGACCTTTCCATGGACAAGGTCTGGGTGAACCTCGACAAGTACGGCAACACCTCCGCCGCCTCCATCCCGATTGCGCTTTGCGAAGCAGAAGCTGCTGGTAAGGTCAAGGACGACGACAATCTCGTCTTTGTGGCCTTCGGTGGCGGCCTCGCCTGGGCGGCAAGCGTGATCCGTTGGGGCGGAATCAAGAAGGCGCCAGAGCATCGAAGTCCGAACGGCGTGACGGTGGAACAACCGATCGCCACTGCAATTGGAGCGGAATGA
- a CDS encoding LLM class F420-dependent oxidoreductase, whose protein sequence is MIEVALMVEGQDGLDWPRWKALAEAAESLGFAGLYRSDHFTNATGPHKDALEAWISFAFLAAETNRIEFGPMVSPVSFRNPVVSAWSAAAVDDLSGGRFHMGLGAGWQEREHASYGFDLLDLKERFARFEEGVQVVKLLLESDAPVTFSGAYYQLNDALLLPRPSRCGGPPIVIGGNGERRTMPLAARYADEWNAVFVTPARFAELSQHLDDLVEREGRPRDSVRKSLMHRVTIGATDADVARKTEGVDVAGLKERGALIGTPNEIAEGLLAFDAVGVRRIMAQLADMTDLDGVELLGTRVLSQLA, encoded by the coding sequence TTGATCGAAGTCGCGCTCATGGTCGAGGGTCAGGACGGACTGGACTGGCCGCGCTGGAAGGCTCTGGCCGAGGCCGCGGAATCGTTGGGATTCGCCGGTCTCTACCGCTCTGATCATTTCACCAACGCAACCGGTCCGCACAAGGATGCGCTCGAAGCATGGATCTCGTTTGCCTTCCTCGCCGCCGAGACGAACCGCATCGAGTTTGGGCCGATGGTCTCGCCGGTCTCGTTTCGCAATCCCGTCGTGTCGGCCTGGAGTGCTGCTGCGGTCGACGATCTCTCTGGTGGCCGCTTTCACATGGGGCTCGGAGCAGGCTGGCAGGAGCGAGAGCATGCGTCGTATGGGTTCGATCTACTGGATCTGAAAGAGCGTTTTGCGCGGTTCGAAGAAGGCGTTCAGGTCGTCAAGCTGCTGCTGGAGAGCGACGCGCCAGTCACGTTCTCAGGCGCCTACTATCAGCTGAATGACGCCCTCTTGCTGCCCCGGCCCTCGCGCTGTGGCGGACCGCCGATCGTCATTGGGGGCAATGGCGAGCGTCGCACCATGCCGCTCGCAGCCAGGTACGCTGACGAGTGGAATGCCGTCTTCGTCACCCCGGCACGGTTTGCCGAGCTGAGCCAACATCTCGACGACCTGGTGGAACGTGAGGGGCGACCACGCGACTCGGTGCGAAAGTCGCTGATGCACCGCGTAACGATTGGTGCGACCGATGCTGACGTTGCGCGAAAAACGGAAGGCGTCGACGTTGCCGGGCTCAAGGAGCGAGGAGCGCTCATCGGGACACCGAATGAGATCGCCGAAGGATTGCTTGCGTTCGATGCCGTCGGTGTGCGGCGCATCATGGCGCAACTTGCGGACATGACCGATCTGGACGGCGTCGAGCTCCTGGGAACCCGCGTTCTCTCGCAGCTCGCCTGA
- the rpmF gene encoding 50S ribosomal protein L32, which produces MGALPKQRISRHRQGNRRRHIFLKTPELVPCQTCRELHRAHHVCPNCGYYRNRQVIVIEERSRTS; this is translated from the coding sequence ATGGGCGCACTTCCCAAGCAACGTATCAGCCGGCATCGCCAGGGCAACCGCCGGCGCCACATTTTTCTCAAGACGCCGGAGCTGGTTCCTTGCCAGACCTGCCGTGAGCTCCACCGGGCGCACCACGTTTGCCCGAACTGCGGCTACTACCGCAATCGCCAGGTCATCGTCATCGAAGAGCGCTCCCGCACGAGCTAG